The Solanum lycopersicum chromosome 9, SLM_r2.1 genome window below encodes:
- the LOC101263742 gene encoding uncharacterized protein, with the protein MEKDLDDCEFWLPPQFLTDDDLLMDFKTTSPGSERSKLFGYGLSQFGSNSDLSSPVESVVGSTENESDEDDYIIGLTRKMVHSTLQEAGLGYENGKGLSLSGSPQSTLCGVLGAGCGCKQGSSRGSPTCPSQASSPPPMKRPDVSLDLLYAAAGEVARIRMMEESAGLYHNKGGIWSAPPRKTSPIPVGPKNPKQSLGPFGTNQPQLSYQQLQVAQFQRLKQQQMIKQVQGQGVLGNGKGGFRQFPLNQSHQQMTENRARNGTLNLPNSAWPTLQQSQQQQQHQPNSGSAMRAVFLGNPGPKRECAGTGVFLPRRVGTQTETRKKPGCPVILPDRVVQALNLNLEAMDVASRPQPQVQTRSHNENIGFTPAPEYRNYMSAAAQQRRSQRTQPPPAMPQEFQLPQEWTY; encoded by the exons ATGGAGAAAGATTTGGATGattgtgagttttggttgcctCCACAGTTTCTTACTGATGATGATCTTTTGATGGATTTTAAGACGACTTCTCCGGGGAGTGAAAGGAGTAAGTTGTTTGGATATGGGTTAAGCCAGTTTGGGTCGAACTCGGATCTCAGTTCGCCGGTTGAGTCTGTTGTTGGTTCAACAGAGAACGAGAGTGATGAGGATGATTACATCATTGGGTTAACTAGGAAAATGGTCCATTCTACACTACAGGAGGCTGGTTTAGGCTATGAAAACGGCAAG GGTTTGAGTTTGTCTGGTTCGCCACAATCGACGTTGTGTGGTGTGCTCGGAGCTGGGTGTGGTTGTAAGCAGGGGTCGAGCCGTGGAAGTCCAACTTGTCCATCTCAGGCTTCTTCTCCGCCGCCGATGAAAAGGCCGGATGTGTCGTTGGATCTGCTTTATGCGGCTGCTGGAGAAGTGGCGAGGATTAGAATGATGGAGGAGTCAGCCGGTCTGTACCATAACAAAGGTGGAATATGGTCTGCTCCTCCAAGGAAGACAAGTCCAATACCTGTTGGCCCCAAAAACCCCAAACAGAGTCTTGGTCCATTTGGCACAAATCAGCCACAACTCTCTTATCAGCAGTTGCAAGTAGCTCAA TTTCAGCGTTTGAAGCAACAGCAAATGATTAAGCAAGTTCAGGGTCAAGGTGTGTTGGGTAATGGAAAAGGTGGATTTAGGCAGTTTCCGTTGAACCAGAGTCACCAGCAAATGACTGAAAACAGAGCTAGAAATGGGACTTTGAATTTGCCCAACTCTGCTTGGCCTACTCTGCAACAATctcaacagcaacaacagcatcAGCCCAACTCTGGCTCTGCCATGCGTGCTGTTTTCCTTGGAAATCCTGGCCCTAAACGGGAATGTGCCGGAACTGGGGTCTTTTTGCCTAGAAGAGTTGGAACACAAACTGAAACCCGAAAGAAACCAG GTTGTCCAGTTATCTTGCCAGACAGAGTGGTCCAGGCTCTGAATTTGAACTTAGAAGCCATGGATGTGGCTTCAAGACCCCAACCCCAAGTTCAAACCAGAAGTCACAATGAGAATATCGGGTTCACCCCAGCTCCTGAATATCGAAACTACATGTCGGCGGCAGCTCAACAGAGAAGAAGCCAGAGAACACAACCACCGCCGGCAATGCCTCAAGAATTTCAACTCCCTCAGGAATGGACTTACTGA